In a genomic window of Callithrix jacchus isolate 240 chromosome 22, calJac240_pri, whole genome shotgun sequence:
- the LOC144580766 gene encoding uncharacterized protein LOC144580766: MKLFWEHPSSPGANASLASHTARLTERGPGSAGGTPRQTARSRPAARGAPGSAGVGGRRHGAGPGPGMSSASPPGVAGRLHQTPSGVAARASSLAGPSRASRPSAAGAGFPRAGPAPRQAAGAAAASSSPLAGRQPRPPYLRLQPARPLGGLHSERPRAARPEPTQASQPASQRGRATVTKPVASARSAAAATGFPASPGPRAPPPPFRPMGAPACGRHCLLSRRAALSTNREPHGYRRRARGRGVGSALLARRVWREQAEASCGVRRVSAARLGGPVVWTTQV; encoded by the exons ATGAAG CTATTCTGGGAACACCCTTCATCCCCGGGGGCCAATGCGAGCCTGGCCAGTCACACCGCCCGTCTCACCGAGAGGGGGCCGGGCTCCGCAGGGGGCACTCCCCGGCAGACCGCGCGCTCCCGGCCCGCTGCGAGGGGCGCCCCAGGCAGCGCGGGGGTCGGCGGGCGGCGCCACGGCGCTGGGCCGGGGCCAGGAATGAGCTCAGCGTCCCCGCCGGGTGTTGCCGGCAGGTTGCATCAGACGCCGAGCGGCGTCGCCGCCCGCGCCTCCAGCCTCGCGGGGCCTTCCCGGGCCAGTCGGCCGTCTGCGGCCGGGGCTGGGTTTCCCCGAGCCGGGCCTGCGCCCAGGCAAGCTGCAGGCGCCGCCGCGGCCTCCTCCTCCCCGCTCGCAGGGCGCCAGCCGCGACCTCCTTACCTGCGCCTCCAACCCGCCCGCCCCCTAGGCGGCCTCCACTCCGAGCGGCCCCGCGCGGCGCGGCCCGAGCCGACCCAGGCCTCACAGCCCGCAAGTCAGCGAGGACGAGCGACGGTTACGAAACCGGTAGCCTCCGCCCGTTCCGCAGCCGCGGCCACCGGCTTCCCCGCCTCGCCGGGGCCgcgcgcgccgccgccgccgttcCGACCAATGGGAGCGCCGGCCTGCGGGAGACACTGCCTTCTCTCGCGACGGGCAGCGCTCTCGACCAATCGCGAGCCGCATGGCTACAGGAGGCGGGCACGCGGCAGGGGCGTGGGCTCGGCGCTGCTGGCTCGGCGGGTGTGGCGGGAGCAGGCGGAGGCTAGTTGCGGCGTCCGCCGTGTCTCGGCGGCTCGCCTGGGCGGCCCAGTGGTGTGGACGACTCAGGTTTGA
- the CEBPG gene encoding CCAAT/enhancer-binding protein gamma, with the protein MSKISQQNSTPGVNGISVIHTQAHASGLQQVPQLVPAGPGGGGKAVAPSKQSKKSSPMDRNSDEYRQRRERNNMAVKKSRLKSKQKAQDTLQRVNQLKEENERLEAKIKLLTKELSVLKDLFLEHAHNLADNVQSISTENTTADADSSGQ; encoded by the coding sequence ATGAGCAAGATATCGCAGCAAAACAGCACTCCAGGGGTGAACGGAATCAGTGTTATCCATACCCAGGCACATGCCAGCGGCTTACAGCAAGTCCCTCAGCTGGTGCCTGCTGGCCCTGGGGGAGGAGGCAAAGCTGTGGCTCCCAGCAAGCAGAGCAAAAAGAGCTCGCCCATGGATCGAAACAGTGACGAGTATCGGCAGCGCCGAGAGAGGAACAACATGGCTGTGAAAAAGAGCCGGTTGAAAAGCAAGCAGAAAGCACAAGACACACTGCAGAGAGTGAATCAGCTCAAAGAAGAGAATGAACGGTTGGAAGCAAAAATCAAATTGCTGACCAAGGAATTAAGTGTACTCAAAGATTTGTTTCTAGAGCACGCACACAACCTTGCAGACAACGTACAGTCCATTAGCACTGAAAATACCACAGCAGATGCCGACAGTTCAGGACAGTAG